The sequence CGCTGGTCAAACAACGCCGCGACAGCGTCGAACAATACACGCAAGGCGGACGTCCCGAACTCGCCGCGAAAGAAGCCGCTGAGATCAAAATGATCGAAGCTTACCTGCCCGCCGCGCTCGACGAAGCCGCCATCGCTGGTATTGTCGAGGCCACCATCACTGAGCTTGGGGCAACCTCGGCGAAAGAGATGGGACAAGTGATGAAAGCCGTGATGGTCAAGCTTGCGGGGCAAACCGCCGACGGAAAAGTCGTCAGTCAACTTGTCAAAGCACGGCTTGGCGCATAGGGATTCTTGAGGAACAAACGGTTTTTCAGGTTCGTAAGGCTGACTGCGCTGGAACGGCTGTAAGAACGCCACTATCAGCGACTTTCAGTAACTTGAAACAAATCTTTAGGAGTTGTGCATTATGTTTGGAACGCTCTTGTGGTTGGCCTGTGTGATTTTGGATATCTTTGCCATCAACGATGTCATGAATTCGTCGCGCGATTGGGCGACCAAAGTCGTGTTGATTGCCATCATTCTGCTCGTGCCGTTTATCGGCGCCGGTCTTTATCTGTTTGCCTTTCGCGACAAAAGCTTCTCGGCATAATCAGCGCTGGCGAATTTCGTTATTTGGCTTGCTGACGTGGTGTGGTGCTATGCCGCAACACTGCGCCGGGGCGAGCGTTGGTCACTTGGCCCTGCTCGAC is a genomic window of Acidobacteriota bacterium containing:
- a CDS encoding GatB/YqeY domain-containing protein, which encodes MTFLERINRDITTAMKAKEAARLSTLRMVKTALKNREIDKMAALTDDEALKILQSLVKQRRDSVEQYTQGGRPELAAKEAAEIKMIEAYLPAALDEAAIAGIVEATITELGATSAKEMGQVMKAVMVKLAGQTADGKVVSQLVKARLGA
- a CDS encoding PLDc N-terminal domain-containing protein; protein product: MFGTLLWLACVILDIFAINDVMNSSRDWATKVVLIAIILLVPFIGAGLYLFAFRDKSFSA